A genome region from Myroides fluvii includes the following:
- a CDS encoding Gfo/Idh/MocA family protein, translated as MLKIGVLGAGHLGKIHLRLLNQSEKYELVGFYDPFAENANKVAQEFGYTKFDSIDELIQAVDVIDIVTPTLSHFDCAKKAIEAGKHVFLEKPITTTVEEAEAIIDLAKQYNVLGQVGHVERFNPAFVAVRSKIENPMFIETHRLAEFNPRGTDVPVVLDLMIHDLDAILSVVHSPVKHVSASGVSVLSESPDIANARIEFENGCVANVTASRISMKNMRKSRFFQRDAYISVDYLEKTCEVVKMKDAPETPGDFDLILQNAEGLNKQIYYDNPTVLPNNAILDELETFHDAIVNNTRPIVTLEDGTKALRLAYQIIDAFKN; from the coding sequence ATGCTTAAAATTGGCGTATTGGGAGCTGGGCATTTAGGAAAAATTCACTTGCGTTTGCTGAACCAATCAGAAAAATACGAATTAGTAGGTTTTTATGACCCTTTTGCAGAAAATGCAAACAAAGTAGCACAAGAGTTTGGTTACACCAAATTTGATAGCATTGACGAATTGATTCAAGCAGTTGATGTCATCGATATTGTGACTCCTACACTCTCCCATTTTGACTGTGCAAAAAAAGCCATTGAAGCGGGAAAACACGTTTTTTTAGAAAAACCCATTACTACTACCGTTGAAGAAGCAGAAGCGATTATCGACTTAGCTAAGCAATACAACGTATTGGGGCAAGTGGGACATGTGGAGCGTTTTAATCCAGCCTTCGTTGCGGTTCGTTCAAAAATTGAAAACCCGATGTTTATTGAAACCCATCGTTTGGCGGAATTCAATCCTAGAGGTACCGATGTTCCTGTTGTTTTGGATTTAATGATTCACGATTTAGACGCCATCCTAAGTGTGGTACATTCCCCTGTGAAGCACGTTAGTGCTAGTGGGGTATCTGTCTTAAGCGAATCACCAGACATCGCCAACGCGCGTATTGAATTTGAAAACGGATGTGTTGCCAACGTTACAGCAAGTAGAATCTCGATGAAAAACATGCGCAAATCACGCTTTTTCCAACGCGATGCCTATATCTCTGTGGACTATTTAGAAAAAACTTGTGAGGTGGTAAAAATGAAAGACGCTCCTGAAACACCTGGAGATTTTGATCTTATTTTACAAAATGCCGAAGGATTGAACAAACAAATTTACTATGACAATCCAACAGTTTTACCAAATAATGCTATCTTAGATGAACTGGAAACGTTTCACGATGCCATTGTAAACAACACAAGACCAATCGTAACGTTAGAAGATGGTACAAAAGCCTTGCGCTTGGCCTACCAAATCATTGATGCATTTAAAAACTAA
- a CDS encoding RrF2 family transcriptional regulator yields the protein MGIFSKTCEYALRAVLYIAKRSEQGYKSGIKEIAQEINSPEHFLAKILQKLSREGLIQSAKGPNGGFYLEVEDFHRPLAEIVEAIEGKELFVGCAMGLSYCSETNPCPLHHDFKQIRDNLAQVLKTTTIGQFNLGLIEGQFTLNK from the coding sequence ATGGGTATTTTTTCAAAAACTTGTGAATACGCGTTAAGAGCTGTTTTGTACATAGCCAAGCGAAGTGAGCAAGGCTATAAATCAGGAATAAAAGAGATTGCACAAGAAATTAATTCTCCCGAACACTTTTTAGCAAAAATTCTCCAAAAACTAAGTCGAGAAGGCCTTATTCAATCCGCTAAAGGACCCAATGGCGGTTTTTATCTTGAGGTGGAAGACTTTCATCGACCGTTAGCTGAAATAGTGGAGGCAATTGAAGGAAAAGAACTTTTTGTGGGCTGTGCCATGGGCTTGAGCTATTGCTCAGAAACAAATCCATGTCCGTTGCATCACGATTTTAAGCAAATTAGAGATAATTTGGCCCAGGTGCTGAAAACTACGACCATTGGTCAATTCAACCTAGGTTTGATCGAAGGACAATTCACCCTAAATAAATAA
- the hmpA gene encoding NO-inducible flavohemoprotein, with the protein MTSKQKELVQATVPILREHGLVLTKHFYQRMFQHNPELQHVFNRGNQQNDKQQTALAMAVLAYAEHIEDPSVLFPVVDSIGHKHTSLDIRAEHYTIVGKHLIASIQEVLGELATTDLLEAWAIAYQELADLMSGHEQNIYNQKVSEKGGWTGWRPFIVKEKVVESSEITSFYLYPADQGPIADFTPGQYLSLRMFLPELNLLQPRQYSISCAPNGEYYRISVKRESGSQHPDGLISNRLHQVVQVGDLVDLSSPSGVFVLQDSPKKTKVFISGGIGQTPLLSMLESLVQQEETPTIKWVHGCRNLDVHAFKQQLSAVEEKTRNLTQHIFYDTVEVPATNTYAGWVELAQIEADIVSHEAEYYICGPRGFIAKHYQYLVDRQIDKGSIFFEEFGPASLQL; encoded by the coding sequence ATGACATCAAAACAAAAAGAACTAGTACAAGCTACAGTTCCTATTTTACGCGAACACGGCCTGGTACTAACCAAACATTTTTACCAACGCATGTTTCAACACAATCCGGAGTTACAACATGTTTTTAATCGAGGAAATCAACAAAATGACAAACAACAAACGGCACTAGCGATGGCTGTGTTGGCCTATGCAGAACACATTGAAGATCCGAGTGTTTTATTTCCAGTCGTTGACTCCATCGGGCATAAACATACGAGTTTGGATATACGAGCGGAACATTACACCATTGTAGGAAAGCATCTTATTGCTTCAATTCAAGAGGTATTGGGCGAGTTGGCTACCACAGATTTACTAGAAGCTTGGGCAATCGCTTATCAAGAATTAGCAGATTTAATGAGCGGTCACGAGCAAAATATCTACAATCAAAAAGTAAGTGAAAAAGGAGGATGGACGGGTTGGAGACCTTTTATAGTAAAGGAGAAAGTAGTAGAATCGAGTGAAATCACTTCTTTTTATCTTTATCCAGCGGATCAGGGGCCTATTGCTGATTTCACACCAGGGCAATACCTGAGTTTGCGTATGTTTTTACCTGAGTTGAATCTCTTACAGCCTAGACAATATAGTATTTCATGTGCACCTAATGGGGAGTACTATCGCATTTCTGTAAAGAGAGAAAGTGGAAGTCAACACCCAGACGGTTTGATTAGCAATCGCCTCCATCAAGTCGTACAAGTAGGAGATCTTGTCGACCTTTCCTCTCCATCGGGCGTGTTTGTTTTGCAAGATAGCCCGAAGAAAACAAAAGTGTTTATCAGCGGGGGAATTGGACAAACACCGCTATTGTCGATGTTAGAATCACTGGTGCAACAGGAGGAAACACCTACTATTAAATGGGTGCACGGGTGTAGAAATTTAGACGTCCACGCCTTTAAGCAACAGCTGTCAGCAGTAGAAGAGAAAACAAGGAATCTGACTCAACACATTTTTTATGATACTGTAGAGGTTCCAGCAACAAATACGTATGCAGGATGGGTTGAATTGGCCCAGATTGAAGCGGATATTGTATCGCACGAAGCGGAATACTATATCTGTGGCCCTCGTGGGTTCATAGCGAAGCACTATCAGTATTTAGTAGATCGACAGATTGATAAAGGATCTATTTTCTTTGAAGAATTTGGACCTGCTTCCTTGCAGTTGTAA
- a CDS encoding outer membrane protein assembly factor BamB family protein — protein MKKNLLCALAVLLTAVAMGQNRESDNYPKTGDGEPVAPMMAPHSQTNQYSNNQIGTEYDFVLNDHYREYEKVPLDKKAIILYDYDGTLKSFNLETKQVNWTFAASDSTVTYARNKMTLEEGVLYVPFHNGELYALNHKTGEKFWEVKIGLKNGALNKMFINQIPVIHDDKLYLVTQHENKNIYALNKKTGRHIWNYQLEYPYNHMPVLYSSGKLFVPNAPYVYSFDAETGQALYIRGFKTGMYSRAVTDGKRVFIADLSRDLFALDPEKLDILWEKELSEGSVGHKMIYTNKQLYIATSHNFYALNPETGETIWQTEVPRKEHSESRFELKQLEEFNNKLYAYNNKSTFFVVNPKNGKIEKEIDLQHDPISNIQIQDENTAFFYCEVGLIKLNLKTSKEELVYIRGSIQSDPSENYILLVR, from the coding sequence ATGAAAAAGAATCTACTATGCGCTCTAGCTGTTTTGCTAACTGCTGTGGCGATGGGACAAAACAGAGAATCAGACAACTACCCTAAAACTGGAGATGGAGAGCCTGTTGCACCGATGATGGCTCCTCATAGTCAAACCAATCAGTACTCCAACAATCAGATTGGCACGGAATATGACTTCGTGCTCAACGATCACTATCGCGAATATGAAAAAGTACCCTTGGATAAAAAGGCTATTATCCTTTATGATTATGACGGAACGTTAAAATCTTTCAACCTGGAAACAAAACAGGTCAATTGGACCTTTGCAGCGAGCGATTCTACTGTAACCTACGCGCGAAACAAAATGACGTTGGAAGAGGGTGTGTTATACGTTCCTTTTCACAATGGCGAATTATACGCTTTAAATCACAAAACAGGCGAGAAATTTTGGGAGGTAAAAATTGGTTTGAAAAATGGTGCACTTAACAAAATGTTCATCAATCAAATTCCTGTAATTCACGACGATAAACTATACTTGGTTACCCAACACGAAAACAAAAATATCTATGCCTTAAATAAGAAAACAGGACGCCACATTTGGAACTATCAATTGGAATATCCCTACAACCACATGCCTGTTTTGTATAGCAGTGGTAAACTATTTGTTCCGAATGCGCCTTATGTCTACAGTTTTGATGCAGAAACAGGACAGGCTTTATACATCCGCGGGTTTAAAACGGGCATGTATTCTAGAGCAGTAACGGATGGAAAGCGTGTTTTTATCGCTGATTTATCTAGAGATCTCTTTGCCTTAGACCCTGAAAAACTAGATATCCTATGGGAAAAAGAACTATCCGAAGGATCCGTTGGACATAAGATGATTTATACAAACAAGCAATTATATATCGCTACTTCGCATAATTTCTATGCATTGAACCCCGAAACGGGAGAAACAATCTGGCAAACGGAAGTGCCACGAAAAGAACACAGTGAATCTCGCTTTGAACTTAAACAATTGGAAGAGTTCAACAACAAGCTATATGCCTACAACAATAAGAGCACCTTCTTTGTTGTCAATCCCAAAAATGGAAAAATAGAAAAGGAAATCGACTTGCAGCATGATCCGATTTCCAATATTCAAATACAAGATGAAAACACCGCTTTCTTCTATTGTGAAGTGGGGTTAATTAAACTCAACCTCAAAACGAGTAAAGAAGAATTAGTGTATATCCGAGGATCTATCCAATCCGATCCGAGTGAAAATTATATTCTGTTGGTACGATAG
- a CDS encoding porin family protein — translation MKKLGLLFSILLTSFAFNTYAQSPINVGIKAGANFTNFSSNPKEFSSKTASGFGVGAMARINLNRSYIQADLMYSEKNIKFESELSSDKTKMKNIEVPVVYGYKLLKSPLYNVRVFGGGVYTVVLNDLSKGSVDNAFNEFDKSNIGYRVGAGVDVLKFTFDVSYDGGLNNVSKNFSSKPNTWFIAVGYKFL, via the coding sequence ATGAAAAAATTAGGCCTACTTTTTAGCATTTTACTAACGTCATTTGCTTTTAATACTTATGCTCAATCACCTATTAATGTAGGGATTAAAGCAGGCGCTAACTTCACAAACTTTTCGAGTAATCCAAAAGAATTCAGCAGCAAAACGGCTTCTGGTTTTGGTGTAGGTGCAATGGCGCGTATCAACTTAAATCGTTCGTATATTCAGGCAGATTTAATGTATTCTGAAAAGAACATTAAGTTTGAATCTGAGCTTAGCAGTGATAAGACAAAAATGAAAAACATCGAAGTTCCCGTAGTATATGGATACAAATTACTTAAAAGCCCGTTGTACAACGTAAGAGTTTTTGGTGGTGGTGTATACACGGTTGTTTTAAACGACTTATCAAAAGGTTCGGTTGACAATGCTTTTAATGAATTTGACAAATCAAACATTGGATACCGCGTAGGTGCTGGTGTAGATGTTTTAAAATTCACGTTTGATGTTTCTTATGATGGAGGATTAAATAACGTAAGTAAAAACTTCTCTTCAAAACCGAATACGTGGTTCATTGCAGTTGGATATAAATTTCTATAA
- a CDS encoding AraC family transcriptional regulator, producing the protein MQNDTPKCGLLEKSQGEFFDDLSIDAYFWYVQDWKHDHYTHSHQRYQLTYVEQGYQYFHLNNKTYLVPQHHVIWIPSHTEHRISSESQTVHLRVALFKQVPQDDFFQQVHVFPAPPVLKEMLLYANKWNQVMDEKPEQVLFIQAIVRNLPEFCLENENLHIPVPSNPRLLTVCDYIHTHVHLNFKTDDLAAIAQLSTRSLQRLFKRETGINIQKYTQLIRILKSIELHDTQRYTLSEIAHLVGYNSLTAFTSSYHNIMKKKIKKTK; encoded by the coding sequence ATGCAAAACGACACACCTAAATGTGGGTTACTTGAAAAAAGCCAAGGGGAATTTTTTGATGATTTGTCTATTGATGCCTATTTCTGGTATGTACAAGACTGGAAACACGACCATTACACCCATTCACATCAGCGTTATCAATTGACCTATGTAGAACAGGGATATCAATACTTTCACTTAAACAACAAAACGTACTTGGTTCCTCAACATCACGTAATTTGGATTCCTTCTCATACCGAACACCGCATTAGTTCGGAATCACAAACAGTTCACTTGCGCGTGGCGCTTTTTAAACAAGTCCCTCAGGATGATTTCTTTCAACAAGTACACGTTTTTCCAGCTCCACCTGTATTAAAAGAAATGCTTTTATATGCAAATAAATGGAATCAAGTAATGGACGAAAAACCAGAACAGGTTCTTTTTATTCAGGCGATTGTGCGAAATTTACCTGAGTTCTGCCTAGAAAATGAAAACTTACACATCCCTGTTCCTTCCAATCCTCGTTTATTAACCGTATGTGATTATATCCATACGCATGTTCACCTCAACTTTAAAACTGATGATTTAGCTGCTATTGCTCAACTATCTACACGAAGTTTGCAGCGCCTTTTTAAGCGCGAAACGGGAATAAACATACAGAAATACACCCAGCTCATTCGCATACTAAAAAGCATCGAACTTCATGACACCCAACGATACACCTTAAGTGAAATTGCACATCTTGTAGGCTATAATAGCCTCACTGCCTTTACATCATCCTATCACAATATTATGAAAAAGAAGATCAAAAAGACGAAGTAA
- a CDS encoding protein-L-isoaspartate(D-aspartate) O-methyltransferase, with protein MKDSTKHQGLRNQLVEALKEKGIENQAVLQAIRRIPRHLFIDSSFENFAYQNTAFPIGAGQTISHPYTVAFQSQLLQVKPEDKILEIGTGSGYQTAVLVAMGARVYSIERQLELYKKTSLLLPKLGIRAKLLTFGDGYKGLPNYAPFDSIIVTAGAPFIPQALMGQLKIGGRLIIPVGEEQQTMIELIRLNETQFEKHEHGDFRFVPMLENKN; from the coding sequence GTGAAGGATTCTACGAAGCATCAGGGATTGCGCAATCAGTTGGTTGAAGCATTGAAGGAAAAAGGCATTGAAAATCAGGCCGTACTTCAAGCAATTAGACGTATTCCTAGACATTTATTTATAGATTCGAGTTTCGAAAATTTTGCCTATCAAAATACGGCTTTCCCCATTGGAGCGGGACAAACGATATCACATCCGTATACGGTTGCTTTTCAATCGCAATTACTGCAAGTAAAACCGGAAGACAAAATATTGGAAATTGGAACGGGTAGTGGATACCAAACGGCTGTTTTGGTTGCCATGGGAGCGCGTGTTTACAGCATTGAACGCCAGTTGGAATTGTATAAGAAAACGTCTTTACTATTGCCGAAATTAGGTATTCGAGCCAAGCTCTTGACCTTTGGAGATGGCTATAAAGGGTTGCCTAATTACGCCCCATTTGATTCGATTATTGTAACTGCAGGTGCGCCTTTTATTCCCCAGGCATTGATGGGACAACTAAAGATAGGAGGACGGCTGATTATTCCCGTTGGAGAAGAACAACAAACCATGATAGAGCTTATTCGCTTAAATGAAACTCAATTCGAAAAACACGAACACGGCGATTTTCGATTTGTACCGATGTTAGAAAATAAAAATTAA
- a CDS encoding DegT/DnrJ/EryC1/StrS family aminotransferase, giving the protein MNTIQMVDLKRQYQNIQTEIDAAIKDVIERAAFINGPVVKEFTDKLASYTKAKHVIPCGNGTDALQIALMALDLQPGDEVITPSFTFIATVEVVALLGLTPVFVDVDPDTFTVNLESLQQAITPKTKVIIPVHLYGQCSNMEPIMELAQANNIAVIEDNAQSIGGHYVGQHGIHKTGTMGTISSISFFPSKNLGAYGDGGVIMTNSDELAAKMIKICNHGSEKRYYHEIVGVNSRLDSMQAAILNVKLKYLDQYCDKRRAVAAYYNRILANHVNIITPFEPPYSHHVYHQYTLILEGVDRDLVHQGLAQRGVPSMIYYPVPCHQQEMFQNLQDRTYHLPHTEYLVSRVLSLPIHTELTEEEMAFIAIQLLEVIEEVKQKSYI; this is encoded by the coding sequence ATGAATACAATACAAATGGTTGACCTTAAAAGGCAGTACCAAAACATTCAAACGGAGATCGATGCAGCTATCAAAGATGTAATAGAGCGTGCCGCATTTATCAATGGTCCTGTTGTTAAGGAGTTTACAGATAAATTAGCGTCTTATACCAAAGCAAAACACGTCATTCCCTGTGGTAATGGTACAGATGCCTTGCAAATTGCTTTAATGGCTTTGGATTTACAACCAGGAGATGAGGTGATCACGCCTTCATTTACGTTTATCGCTACCGTGGAGGTCGTTGCCTTGCTGGGATTAACTCCCGTATTTGTTGATGTTGACCCGGATACATTTACTGTGAATCTTGAAAGTTTACAACAAGCTATTACGCCAAAAACAAAAGTGATTATTCCCGTGCATTTGTATGGGCAGTGTTCCAATATGGAGCCAATTATGGAGTTAGCTCAAGCAAATAATATTGCAGTGATTGAAGATAATGCGCAAAGTATAGGGGGGCATTATGTAGGGCAGCATGGCATTCATAAAACAGGAACCATGGGAACGATAAGTAGTATCTCTTTCTTTCCTTCTAAAAATCTAGGTGCTTATGGTGATGGGGGAGTAATTATGACAAATTCGGATGAACTAGCAGCAAAAATGATAAAAATTTGCAATCACGGTTCCGAGAAGCGTTACTATCACGAAATAGTAGGCGTAAATAGTCGTTTAGATAGTATGCAAGCAGCAATTTTGAATGTAAAATTGAAGTATTTGGATCAATATTGTGATAAAAGAAGAGCAGTAGCAGCGTATTATAACCGTATCTTGGCCAATCATGTCAATATAATCACCCCGTTTGAGCCACCGTATAGTCATCATGTATATCACCAATATACGTTGATCCTTGAGGGAGTAGATCGAGACTTAGTGCATCAAGGTTTGGCTCAAAGAGGAGTGCCGAGTATGATCTATTATCCCGTTCCTTGTCACCAACAAGAAATGTTTCAAAATTTACAAGATCGAACGTATCATCTACCGCATACAGAATATTTGGTTTCAAGGGTACTTTCGTTGCCCATTCACACTGAATTAACCGAGGAAGAAATGGCGTTTATTGCGATTCAACTGTTAGAGGTTATAGAGGAAGTAAAACAAAAATCGTACATTTAA
- the smpB gene encoding SsrA-binding protein SmpB, whose translation MQKNINILNKRAKFEFEILDKYTAGIVLTGTEIKSLRLGKASIAESFCEFQNLELFVINSHIEEYANSSHFNHKAKTERKLLLNKKELKSLHKSVQNKGLTIIPLRLFINEKGLAKIDIALCKGKKNYDKRETIKDRDNKIALDRLKKAH comes from the coding sequence ATGCAAAAGAACATCAACATTCTAAATAAAAGAGCTAAGTTCGAATTCGAAATCTTAGATAAATATACCGCTGGAATTGTACTTACGGGTACAGAAATTAAATCGTTGCGATTAGGTAAAGCTAGTATCGCAGAGAGTTTCTGTGAATTTCAGAATCTAGAGCTTTTTGTGATTAACTCACACATTGAAGAATATGCTAATAGTAGTCACTTCAACCATAAAGCCAAAACAGAACGCAAATTGTTGTTGAATAAAAAAGAATTGAAGAGCTTACACAAAAGTGTTCAGAACAAAGGGTTAACTATTATCCCTCTGCGTTTATTCATCAATGAAAAAGGATTGGCTAAAATAGATATCGCCTTGTGTAAAGGAAAGAAAAACTACGACAAACGAGAAACAATAAAAGATCGAGACAATAAAATAGCCTTAGATCGCTTAAAGAAAGCGCACTAA
- a CDS encoding serine hydroxymethyltransferase has product MNNYNNKLLFELIQREETRQRESLELIASENFVSNEVLRANGSILTNKYAEGYPSRRYYGGCEYVDLVENMAIESIKAIFGATYANVQPHSGSQANFAVLAACLNPGDKILGFDLTHGGHLTHGSAVNFSGKLYQPVFYGVERETGYLNYDAIQAIALQEKPKMIIAGASAYSREIDYKRFRAIADSVQAILLADMAHPAGLIAKGLLSDPVAHCHIVTTTTHKTLRGPRGGIILMGKDFENPLQVKNAKGEIRRMSSLLDSSVFPGNQGGPLMHTIAAKAVAFNEILTDNFTTYAQQIQKNSRAMADAFLEKGYALASGGTDNHLMLVDLSSKGITGKEAELVLEQAGITLNKNMIPYDQASSAVTSGIRVGTPAITTRGLVQKDMYTIVEFIHEVLKNKDNALKHRQIKEEVRRMMQEYPMFAQ; this is encoded by the coding sequence ATGAACAACTACAACAACAAACTTTTATTTGAATTGATTCAAAGAGAAGAAACAAGACAACGTGAATCATTAGAGCTAATTGCGTCAGAAAATTTTGTCAGCAATGAGGTACTAAGGGCTAATGGTTCTATTTTAACGAATAAATATGCAGAAGGCTATCCGAGCAGGAGGTATTATGGCGGTTGCGAATATGTAGATTTAGTGGAGAATATGGCTATTGAAAGTATCAAAGCTATTTTTGGCGCTACCTATGCCAACGTCCAACCCCATTCGGGATCTCAAGCCAATTTTGCTGTTTTAGCCGCTTGTTTAAATCCAGGGGATAAGATTTTGGGGTTTGATTTGACGCATGGGGGACATTTAACCCATGGATCAGCAGTTAATTTTTCAGGAAAATTGTATCAACCTGTTTTTTATGGCGTTGAGCGAGAAACGGGATATTTAAATTACGATGCTATCCAGGCGATTGCCCTGCAAGAAAAACCCAAAATGATTATTGCGGGTGCCAGTGCGTATTCAAGAGAGATTGACTACAAGCGATTTAGAGCTATTGCCGATAGCGTGCAAGCAATTCTATTAGCGGATATGGCACATCCAGCAGGATTAATTGCCAAAGGGTTGTTGAGTGACCCTGTGGCTCATTGTCATATCGTTACGACAACGACGCATAAAACGCTTCGAGGACCTCGTGGTGGCATTATTTTGATGGGAAAAGATTTTGAAAATCCATTGCAAGTTAAGAATGCAAAAGGTGAAATTAGAAGGATGTCATCCCTTCTAGATTCTTCTGTATTTCCTGGTAATCAAGGAGGCCCTTTGATGCATACCATTGCAGCGAAAGCAGTTGCTTTTAATGAGATTTTAACGGATAATTTCACCACCTATGCACAGCAAATTCAAAAGAATAGCCGTGCAATGGCGGATGCATTTTTAGAAAAAGGGTATGCGCTGGCATCGGGTGGAACAGATAATCATTTGATGCTGGTTGACTTGAGCAGCAAAGGCATTACAGGTAAAGAAGCTGAACTTGTATTAGAACAGGCGGGAATTACCCTGAATAAGAACATGATTCCCTACGATCAAGCATCATCCGCTGTCACTTCTGGAATTCGAGTAGGTACACCTGCCATTACAACTCGAGGCTTGGTGCAAAAAGACATGTACACCATTGTTGAATTCATTCACGAAGTATTAAAAAATAAAGATAACGCGTTAAAACACCGTCAAATAAAAGAGGAGGTTCGTCGCATGATGCAAGAGTACCCCATGTTTGCACAATAG
- a CDS encoding Atu1372/SO_1960 family protein gives MKQLSRLFLVLLVLGSTKNIAQETNTSILVLIDSDQGGTYTLAKEMAQGIERWPGAKATIKKVKENNHASLQSIPVVQVEELQNYDGIAFGSPVYFGNISTGMSAFFAQTIDLWTTRALEEMPATVFMSGGSGAANELALQSFWNTLAVHGMVLVPNGIQGFDAIDKTKTTGNSVLGVTSPMSINKGDRPTADERKLAQNQGEKLARVATALRGNKKAKPAVKTVDNHVEVDVNQRLKDKNIVLPSLPKPVGNYELYVQTGNLVFINQVALKDGKIFNPGKLGVDVNEEQVKEATKATMLNVLAILQDAVGGDLNKVKRCVQLIGAFNTTDTYTQHAVLMNPASDLVVEVLGEKGKHTRNTGGASSLPLGSSVSIQAVFEVE, from the coding sequence ATGAAACAATTATCCCGTTTATTTTTGGTCTTACTTGTGTTGGGGAGTACCAAAAATATAGCACAAGAAACAAATACATCCATTTTAGTATTGATTGATTCGGATCAAGGCGGAACGTATACTTTAGCGAAAGAAATGGCTCAAGGCATAGAGCGCTGGCCAGGTGCAAAGGCAACCATCAAAAAAGTAAAAGAGAATAATCACGCAAGTTTGCAATCCATTCCTGTTGTACAAGTAGAGGAGTTGCAAAATTACGATGGAATAGCCTTTGGCTCTCCCGTTTACTTTGGCAATATCAGTACGGGAATGAGTGCTTTTTTTGCACAAACAATTGACCTATGGACAACACGTGCCTTGGAAGAAATGCCTGCAACTGTTTTTATGTCGGGGGGAAGTGGTGCTGCAAATGAATTGGCCTTACAGTCTTTTTGGAATACCTTGGCGGTTCATGGAATGGTATTAGTTCCCAATGGAATTCAAGGGTTCGATGCGATTGATAAAACTAAAACCACAGGAAATTCTGTATTGGGAGTTACAAGTCCCATGTCTATTAATAAAGGAGATCGTCCTACTGCAGATGAACGAAAGTTAGCTCAGAATCAAGGGGAGAAATTAGCTCGCGTAGCGACTGCTTTGCGAGGCAATAAAAAAGCAAAACCCGCAGTTAAGACGGTTGATAATCACGTAGAGGTAGATGTTAATCAACGCTTAAAGGATAAAAACATAGTGCTACCTAGTTTGCCAAAACCCGTTGGAAATTACGAATTATACGTGCAAACAGGGAATTTGGTATTCATTAATCAAGTAGCCTTAAAAGACGGGAAGATATTTAATCCAGGTAAATTAGGCGTTGATGTCAACGAAGAACAGGTCAAAGAAGCTACTAAAGCAACGATGCTCAATGTATTGGCTATTTTACAAGACGCAGTAGGAGGAGATTTAAACAAAGTGAAACGCTGTGTACAATTAATCGGAGCTTTTAATACTACTGATACGTATACACAACACGCAGTTTTGATGAATCCCGCTTCCGATTTAGTGGTGGAAGTATTGGGTGAGAAGGGAAAACACACCCGAAATACTGGGGGAGCTAGCTCTTTGCCTTTGGGATCTAGTGTTTCTATTCAGGCGGTGTTTGAGGTGGAATAG
- a CDS encoding PH domain-containing protein, producing the protein MKIKYRSKIALLLAVCLGATGIGCLVAAFFSPEWIISLVLLLTAFFIGDLYIRTYYEIDTVAQTLRIRSSFIVNQTLAISSIRKIEESNSLLSAPALSMDRLEVHFNTYDSILLSPKDKKDFITTLQKIHPDLIYIERKK; encoded by the coding sequence ATGAAAATAAAATACAGAAGTAAAATAGCTCTCCTTTTGGCTGTATGCCTTGGTGCGACAGGAATAGGATGCCTTGTAGCGGCTTTTTTCTCACCCGAATGGATTATTAGCCTTGTGCTTCTTTTGACCGCTTTTTTTATAGGCGATTTGTATATACGCACCTATTATGAAATTGACACTGTAGCGCAAACACTGCGTATTAGAAGTAGTTTTATAGTAAATCAAACCCTAGCCATCAGTAGCATTCGAAAAATAGAAGAATCAAACAGTCTGCTAAGTGCACCTGCTTTATCAATGGACCGATTGGAAGTTCACTTTAATACTTATGATAGTATTTTACTTTCACCTAAAGACAAAAAAGACTTTATAACTACCTTACAAAAGATACATCCTGATTTGATTTATATTGAGAGAAAAAAATAA